The following coding sequences lie in one Mesorhizobium sp. NZP2298 genomic window:
- the phnG gene encoding phosphonate C-P lyase system protein PhnG has protein sequence MRGQEARDQAERKAAMATLAQSSGDDIVRLWNEAGLPSQAELLRGPETGLVTLRGRIGGGGAPFNVGEATVTRATVRLSSGQVGHCYALGRDKQKAKLAAIADALWQDPASRAEVETRLIAPLRSALAAANEKRRAETAATKVDFFTMVRGED, from the coding sequence ATGCGAGGACAGGAAGCCCGCGACCAGGCCGAACGCAAGGCCGCCATGGCGACTTTGGCGCAATCGAGCGGCGACGACATCGTCCGGCTCTGGAACGAGGCCGGCCTGCCTTCGCAAGCCGAACTGCTGCGTGGCCCCGAGACCGGGCTGGTGACGCTGCGCGGCCGTATCGGCGGCGGCGGCGCGCCATTCAATGTCGGCGAGGCGACCGTCACCCGCGCCACCGTCCGGTTGTCGTCCGGTCAGGTCGGCCATTGTTACGCGCTTGGTCGCGACAAGCAGAAGGCAAAGCTGGCGGCAATAGCCGACGCGCTGTGGCAAGACCCTGCCAGCCGCGCCGAAGTCGAGACCAGGCTGATCGCGCCTCTGCGGTCGGCGCTTGCCGCTGCCAACGAAAAACGCCGCGCCGAGACGGCGGCAACGAAGGTGGATTTCTTCACCATGGTTCGCGGAGAAGACTGA
- the phnF gene encoding phosphonate metabolism transcriptional regulator PhnF: MIGRQEADSIERRSGVSLWRQIADRILQAIATGDFAENTALPPEVALAERYGVNRHTVRSAISALVQEGVLRAEQGRGTFVLSRKRLSYPIGARTRFSTGLQGQTSERHIVLLASSVEPASQRVAEGLGLARGAEVIRLETRGEADGRPVSRAAGWFEAKRFAGIDKAMADTGSITASLARFGIDDYLRQSTMLSARHADAADLADLDLQPGAIVLVTVAVNVTPDGQPIQFSESRFPAERVELKLSAL, encoded by the coding sequence ATGATCGGACGACAGGAAGCCGACAGTATCGAACGGCGCAGCGGCGTCTCGCTGTGGCGTCAGATCGCCGACAGAATCCTGCAGGCGATCGCCACCGGCGATTTCGCCGAGAATACCGCGCTGCCGCCGGAGGTGGCGCTCGCCGAGCGCTATGGCGTCAACCGTCACACGGTGCGCAGCGCCATATCGGCGCTTGTGCAGGAAGGCGTGCTGCGGGCCGAGCAGGGGCGCGGCACCTTCGTCTTGTCGCGCAAGCGGCTGTCCTATCCGATCGGCGCGCGCACACGCTTTTCGACAGGCCTGCAAGGGCAGACGTCGGAACGGCATATCGTGCTGCTCGCCTCATCGGTTGAGCCGGCCAGCCAGCGTGTCGCCGAGGGGCTTGGCCTGGCCAGGGGGGCTGAGGTGATCAGGTTGGAAACCCGGGGCGAAGCCGATGGACGGCCGGTGTCGCGCGCTGCCGGATGGTTCGAGGCCAAGCGCTTTGCCGGCATCGACAAGGCGATGGCTGACACCGGCTCGATCACCGCGTCGCTGGCTCGTTTCGGCATAGACGACTATCTCCGCCAATCGACCATGCTGTCGGCGCGCCACGCCGATGCGGCCGACCTAGCCGACCTCGATCTGCAGCCCGGCGCCATCGTGCTGGTGACGGTCGCCGTCAACGTCACGCCAGACGGCCAGCCGATCCAGTTTTCGGAATCGCGCTTTCCGGCGGAACGGGTGGAACTGAAACTGTCGGCGCTGTGA
- a CDS encoding zinc-binding alcohol dehydrogenase family protein, giving the protein MKAVVCRSPGELVLEDRPAPGAPPAGWALVAVSHVGICGTDYHIFEGKHPFLAYPRIMGHEVSGTIVETGGGVGLAVGEPVVINPYLSCGKCIACRHGKPNCCVRIEVLGVHRDGAMCERILVPAQNLYPANGLSLADAAAVEFLAIGAHAVRRARGETGARTLVIGAGPIGLGTAIFARIAGLDVTLLDMSSERLAFAENELGFQALDGSRGPVSDLVREATSGEGFDVVFDATGNTQSVQSAFAHVAHGGTLVLVSVVKDDIVFSDPEFHKREMTLIGSRNALRADFDHVAASIRNGAVPLAKLVTHRTSLADTPRDLARWAHEKSGLIKAVIEVG; this is encoded by the coding sequence ATGAAAGCCGTCGTCTGCCGCTCGCCCGGCGAGCTTGTCCTGGAAGACCGCCCGGCGCCTGGCGCCCCGCCCGCCGGCTGGGCGCTGGTCGCGGTCAGCCATGTCGGCATCTGCGGCACCGACTACCACATTTTCGAAGGCAAGCATCCGTTCCTGGCCTATCCCCGCATCATGGGCCACGAAGTGTCGGGAACGATCGTCGAGACCGGCGGAGGTGTCGGGCTTGCCGTTGGCGAGCCGGTCGTCATCAACCCCTATCTGTCCTGCGGCAAGTGCATCGCCTGCCGGCACGGCAAGCCCAATTGCTGCGTCAGGATCGAGGTGCTCGGAGTCCATCGCGACGGCGCCATGTGCGAACGCATCCTGGTCCCGGCGCAGAATCTCTATCCGGCAAACGGCCTGTCGTTGGCCGATGCCGCCGCCGTCGAGTTCCTCGCCATCGGCGCGCATGCCGTGCGGCGTGCGCGGGGCGAGACCGGTGCCCGCACGTTGGTCATCGGCGCTGGCCCGATCGGCCTCGGCACCGCCATCTTCGCCCGCATAGCCGGGCTCGACGTAACACTGCTCGACATGAGCAGTGAAAGGCTGGCCTTCGCCGAAAACGAACTTGGCTTCCAGGCTCTTGACGGGTCACGTGGCCCAGTCTCGGATCTGGTCAGGGAGGCGACATCAGGCGAAGGCTTCGATGTGGTCTTCGACGCCACCGGCAACACCCAATCGGTGCAGTCGGCCTTCGCTCATGTCGCCCATGGCGGCACACTGGTGCTGGTCAGCGTCGTCAAGGACGACATCGTCTTTTCCGACCCCGAATTCCACAAACGTGAAATGACATTGATCGGCAGCCGCAATGCGCTGCGCGCCGACTTCGACCATGTAGCCGCCTCGATCCGCAACGGCGCCGTGCCACTGGCCAAGCTCGTCACCCACCGCACATCGCTTGCCGATACGCCGCGCGATCTCGCCCGCTGGGCACATGAAAAATCCGGCCTGATCAAGGCTGTGATCGAGGTGGGGTAG
- a CDS encoding ABC transporter permease: protein MSIEAIPAEKPKRNYNVLFGLTLLALLVLLWIVLSLATPSFASGNNIANLLRQGSMIAIMAVGQTFVIITGGIDLSVGAVVGFATVVVAMMINAGFPIWLAILVTLLVGVAIGMFHGFGIVKMGLPPFIITLATLTSLRGIGLLMTNGNSININSDTFTAFSRNSFIGIPNLFWMVILVGIPAYIFLHHSRWGRYLFSVGSNAEASRLSGVNVQRTIYMAYTLSGLCAAFVGVLLAARIGIGNPTQAEGWELQAIASSVIGGTSLFGAVGSVHGPLLGAFILATINNGANLLNVNSFWQRIITGALIIIIVYFDGLRRRGK from the coding sequence ATGAGCATCGAGGCGATCCCCGCCGAAAAACCGAAGCGCAACTACAACGTCCTGTTCGGACTGACGCTGCTGGCGCTGCTGGTGCTGCTCTGGATCGTCCTTTCGCTGGCGACGCCAAGCTTCGCTTCGGGCAACAACATCGCCAATCTTCTGCGCCAAGGCTCGATGATCGCCATCATGGCGGTCGGCCAGACCTTCGTCATCATCACCGGCGGCATCGATCTTTCGGTCGGCGCGGTAGTCGGCTTCGCCACCGTCGTCGTCGCGATGATGATCAATGCCGGCTTCCCGATCTGGCTCGCCATTCTGGTGACACTGCTGGTCGGTGTCGCCATCGGCATGTTTCACGGCTTCGGCATCGTCAAGATGGGCCTGCCGCCCTTCATCATCACGCTGGCGACGCTGACTTCGCTGCGCGGCATCGGCCTTTTGATGACCAACGGCAATTCGATCAACATCAACAGCGACACATTCACCGCCTTCTCGCGCAATTCCTTCATCGGCATCCCCAATCTGTTCTGGATGGTCATCCTGGTCGGGATCCCAGCCTACATCTTCCTTCATCACAGCCGCTGGGGCCGGTATCTCTTCTCGGTCGGCTCGAACGCCGAAGCCTCGCGCCTGTCCGGCGTCAACGTCCAGCGCACAATCTACATGGCCTACACGCTGTCGGGCCTGTGCGCGGCCTTCGTCGGCGTGCTGCTTGCCGCCCGCATAGGCATCGGCAACCCGACCCAGGCCGAGGGCTGGGAACTGCAGGCGATCGCTTCGTCGGTCATCGGCGGCACTTCGCTGTTCGGCGCCGTCGGTTCGGTGCACGGCCCGCTGCTCGGCGCCTTCATCCTCGCCACCATCAACAACGGCGCCAACCTGCTCAACGTCAACTCGTTCTGGCAGCGCATCATCACCGGCGCGCTGATCATCATCATCGTCTACTTCGACGGGCTGCGCCGCCGCGGCAAGTAG
- a CDS encoding sugar ABC transporter ATP-binding protein, whose amino-acid sequence MISTAQDLHPAPALEPGRTILELRGLEKRYPGTHALKPVNLAFKSGEIHAIVGENGAGKSTLIKLLTGVMPRTSGDVFWEGKPAALATPHEAMALGINAVHQEVVLCRHLTVAANMFLGEENSRFGILQQRAMVREAQKIIDDLGFDLPAHVVLGDLTIGQQQLIAAARATVRGTKFLIFDEPTAYLTRKEADQLFTLIRRLKGEGVTIIYISHRMEEVFELADRVSVLRDGTLVGTRNIAETNDAELVKMMINRSIEQVYHKEHFTPGAAIVETRNLSGKGFENVSMTVRAGEIIGLYGLIGAGRSEFVTTLYGRHRKSAGEILWEGKPVQVNSEHDAIKLGMALAPESRRDQGLCLNLPVGLNLNLPIYKRISSNFLISNTKEKAEADRQIAGLRIKTPTRGALASSLSGGNQQKIVIGKWLAHGAKLFIFDEPTVGVDVGTKAEIYRLFGELLSKGAGIILISSYLPEVYELADTLHVFRRGKLVATHGFHTASHEDILTQALAEKQEKLGGQT is encoded by the coding sequence ATGATTTCGACGGCGCAGGACCTGCATCCCGCCCCCGCGCTGGAACCAGGGCGGACGATCCTCGAATTGCGCGGGCTGGAGAAGCGCTATCCCGGCACGCACGCGCTGAAGCCGGTCAATCTCGCTTTCAAGTCCGGTGAGATCCACGCCATCGTCGGCGAGAACGGCGCCGGCAAATCAACGCTCATCAAACTTCTGACCGGCGTCATGCCGCGCACCTCAGGCGATGTCTTCTGGGAAGGCAAACCGGCCGCGCTCGCCACCCCGCATGAGGCGATGGCGCTCGGCATCAACGCCGTGCATCAAGAGGTCGTGCTCTGCCGTCATTTGACGGTCGCCGCCAACATGTTCCTCGGCGAGGAGAATTCACGTTTCGGCATCCTGCAGCAGCGCGCCATGGTCAGGGAAGCGCAGAAGATCATCGACGATCTCGGCTTCGATCTGCCGGCGCATGTCGTGCTCGGCGACCTCACCATCGGCCAGCAGCAGCTGATCGCCGCCGCCCGCGCCACCGTGCGCGGCACGAAATTCCTGATCTTCGACGAGCCGACCGCTTACCTCACCCGCAAGGAGGCCGACCAGCTCTTCACCCTGATCCGCCGGCTGAAGGGCGAAGGCGTGACCATCATCTACATCAGCCATCGCATGGAGGAGGTGTTCGAGCTCGCCGATCGCGTCTCCGTGCTGCGCGACGGCACGCTGGTCGGCACCAGGAACATTGCCGAGACCAACGACGCGGAACTGGTCAAGATGATGATCAACCGCTCGATCGAGCAGGTCTATCATAAGGAGCATTTCACCCCCGGCGCTGCAATCGTCGAGACCAGGAACCTGTCGGGCAAAGGCTTCGAAAATGTCTCGATGACGGTCCGCGCCGGCGAGATCATCGGGCTCTATGGCCTGATCGGCGCCGGCCGCAGCGAGTTCGTCACCACGCTTTACGGCCGCCACCGCAAGTCGGCGGGCGAGATTCTGTGGGAAGGCAAGCCGGTTCAGGTCAACTCCGAGCATGACGCGATCAAGCTCGGCATGGCGCTGGCGCCGGAAAGCCGCCGCGACCAGGGTCTTTGCCTCAATCTGCCGGTCGGCCTCAATCTCAACCTGCCGATCTACAAGCGCATCTCCAGCAATTTTTTGATCTCCAACACAAAGGAGAAAGCCGAGGCCGACCGCCAGATCGCCGGCCTCCGGATCAAGACGCCGACACGCGGCGCGCTGGCGTCCAGCCTTTCCGGCGGCAACCAGCAGAAGATCGTCATCGGCAAATGGCTGGCGCATGGCGCCAAGCTGTTCATCTTCGACGAACCGACCGTCGGCGTCGATGTCGGCACCAAGGCCGAGATCTACCGCCTGTTCGGCGAGTTGCTGTCGAAGGGAGCGGGCATCATCCTGATCTCGTCCTATTTGCCGGAGGTCTACGAACTGGCCGACACGCTGCACGTGTTCCGGCGCGGCAAGCTGGTGGCCACGCATGGGTTCCACACCGCCAGTCACGAGGACATTCTCACGCAGGCGCTCGCTGAGAAACAAGAAAAACTGGGAGGACAGACATGA
- a CDS encoding ABC transporter substrate-binding protein → MKFVTSILNRRAVMALAAASMLAGVMHSAPVSAADVTIPIIVKDTTSFYWQIVLAGARKAGKDLGVNVPELGAQAETDVNGQVSILENAVASNPAAIVIAPTEFKALGKPIDEAAAKVKVIGIDSGADSKAFTSFLTTDNVQGGRVAADGLAAAIGAANGGKIEGDVALITNAPGAGSLEQRKQGFTEQLKAKYPGLKLVADKYADGQATTGLNIATDLITANPNLKGIFASNLIMAQGVGQAVAENNLGGKLALVGFDSDEKLIKFLNDGVISALVVQDPYRMGYDGIKTALAASKGEKVEANVDTGANLVTKANMKDPKIDALLNPKL, encoded by the coding sequence ATGAAATTCGTGACCAGCATTCTCAACCGCCGCGCCGTCATGGCGCTGGCAGCAGCTTCGATGCTCGCCGGCGTCATGCATTCGGCGCCGGTTTCGGCGGCGGACGTGACCATTCCGATCATCGTCAAGGACACCACGTCCTTCTACTGGCAGATCGTTCTGGCCGGCGCCCGCAAGGCCGGCAAGGATCTCGGCGTCAATGTGCCGGAACTCGGCGCCCAGGCTGAAACCGACGTCAACGGCCAGGTCTCGATCCTCGAGAACGCCGTCGCCAGCAACCCGGCCGCCATCGTGATTGCGCCCACCGAGTTCAAGGCGCTGGGCAAGCCGATCGACGAAGCCGCCGCCAAGGTCAAGGTTATCGGCATCGACTCCGGCGCCGACTCCAAGGCCTTCACTTCGTTCCTGACCACCGACAACGTGCAGGGCGGTCGCGTTGCCGCCGACGGCCTCGCGGCCGCGATCGGTGCCGCCAATGGCGGCAAGATCGAGGGCGATGTCGCCCTGATCACCAACGCTCCCGGCGCCGGCTCGCTCGAACAGCGCAAGCAGGGCTTCACCGAGCAGCTCAAGGCAAAGTATCCTGGCCTGAAGCTGGTCGCCGATAAATATGCCGATGGCCAGGCCACCACCGGCCTCAACATCGCCACCGACCTGATCACCGCCAACCCGAACCTCAAGGGCATTTTCGCCTCCAACCTGATCATGGCGCAGGGCGTCGGTCAGGCTGTCGCCGAGAACAACCTTGGCGGCAAGCTGGCGCTGGTCGGTTTCGACAGCGATGAGAAGCTGATTAAGTTCCTCAACGACGGCGTCATTTCCGCCCTCGTCGTCCAGGATCCGTACCGGATGGGCTATGACGGCATCAAGACCGCACTCGCAGCCTCCAAGGGCGAGAAGGTCGAAGCCAATGTCGACACCGGCGCCAATCTGGTGACCAAGGCCAACATGAAAGATCCCAAGATCGACGCGCTGCTCAACCCGAAGCTCTGA
- a CDS encoding aldo/keto reductase, whose translation MEKRRVGQTALEVTEVSFGGAAIGGLYRTCSREAAMETLQGAWEAGLRYFDTAPFYGFGLSERRFGDFLRYKPRDSYVLSTKVGRLLHPVPEDQVPDHSYVDPLPFALDYDYSYDGIMRSVDFSYARLGLNKIDILYVHDIGVYTHGVEKTKLHFRQLMDGGLKALEELKRAGTISAYGLGVNEVQICLDVMRRAPLDCILLASRYSLLDRSAEAELLPLCRAQRTSLVIGGVFNSGILATGPVQGAHFDYEPASRDMLDRVDAMEKIAGEGGYPLAAAAFQFPLHEPTVATVLTGTAKLANLTRNLGLLDIDVPEAEYQKYRPYTVVQKLG comes from the coding sequence ATGGAAAAACGTCGCGTCGGCCAGACAGCGCTCGAAGTCACAGAGGTCAGCTTCGGCGGCGCCGCGATCGGTGGCCTCTACCGCACCTGTTCGCGCGAGGCGGCGATGGAGACGCTGCAAGGCGCCTGGGAGGCCGGCTTGCGCTATTTCGACACCGCGCCCTTCTATGGTTTCGGCCTGTCGGAGCGACGCTTCGGAGATTTCCTGCGCTACAAGCCGCGCGATTCCTACGTGCTGTCCACCAAGGTCGGACGCCTGCTCCACCCGGTGCCTGAAGATCAGGTTCCCGATCACTCCTATGTCGATCCACTGCCGTTCGCGCTCGACTACGACTATTCCTATGACGGCATCATGCGGTCGGTCGACTTCAGCTACGCGCGGCTTGGCCTGAACAAGATCGATATCCTGTATGTCCACGACATCGGCGTCTACACACATGGCGTCGAGAAGACCAAACTGCACTTTCGCCAACTGATGGACGGCGGGCTCAAGGCGCTCGAGGAATTGAAGCGGGCCGGCACGATTTCCGCCTATGGACTCGGCGTCAACGAAGTCCAGATCTGCCTTGACGTGATGCGCCGGGCGCCGCTCGACTGCATCCTGCTCGCGAGCCGCTATTCCCTGCTCGACCGCAGCGCGGAAGCGGAATTGCTGCCGCTGTGCCGGGCGCAGCGGACGTCGCTGGTGATCGGCGGTGTTTTCAACTCCGGCATATTGGCGACCGGACCGGTGCAAGGCGCGCATTTCGACTACGAGCCCGCCAGCCGCGATATGCTCGACCGTGTCGACGCCATGGAGAAGATCGCCGGCGAAGGCGGTTATCCGCTGGCGGCCGCCGCCTTCCAGTTCCCCCTGCACGAGCCGACGGTCGCCACCGTGCTTACGGGTACCGCCAAACTGGCAAACCTGACACGCAACCTCGGACTGCTCGACATCGACGTGCCGGAGGCGGAATACCAGAAATATCGTCCCTACACGGTGGTGCAGAAGCTGGGATGA
- a CDS encoding UxaA family hydrolase: MNVSNTILLSPADNVAVANGRIEIGTALPGGALATAVIEPGHKVAIKPIAAGEAVVKYAQAIGRATQDIAPGEHVHSHNLVFEAGRLPVVPPSEAEHATETDRARTFMGYRRADGRAGTRNFIGIIASVNCSATVCHSIADTANRTLLPKYPGIDGFVPIVHGQGCGMSGTGDGMMVLHRTLAGYARHPNFGGVLMVGLGCEVNQLTLYGQKGVAAGKRHFNIQDAGGSRKSVEKAMGVLAEIAEEVGQLKREPIPVSEIVVGLQCGGSDGMSGITANPALGAAVDILAGVGGIGILSETTEIYGAEHLLAYRAATPEIAKKLDGYVKWWEDHVAKHGASIDNNPSPGNKRGGLTTILEKSLGAVAKGGQTPLNGVFGYAEKVTGNGLVFMDTPGYDPVSATGQVAGGANVIVFTTGRGSCFGCRPTPSIKVATNSTMYHQMEEDMDVNCGVIASGEKTIAGMGREIFELIVETASGRKTKSEDFGYGDNEFVPWHLGATL, encoded by the coding sequence GTGAACGTGTCGAACACCATCCTTCTGTCACCCGCCGACAATGTCGCCGTTGCCAATGGCCGCATCGAGATCGGCACCGCCCTGCCGGGCGGCGCGCTTGCCACCGCCGTCATCGAGCCCGGCCACAAGGTCGCGATCAAGCCGATTGCCGCCGGTGAAGCCGTGGTGAAATATGCCCAGGCGATCGGCCGCGCCACGCAGGACATCGCGCCCGGCGAGCATGTCCATTCGCACAATCTGGTTTTCGAGGCCGGCCGTTTGCCGGTGGTGCCGCCGAGCGAGGCCGAGCACGCGACCGAGACCGATCGCGCTCGCACCTTCATGGGCTACCGCCGTGCCGACGGCCGCGCCGGCACGCGAAACTTCATCGGCATCATCGCCAGCGTGAATTGTTCGGCCACCGTCTGTCATTCCATCGCCGACACAGCCAACCGGACCTTGCTGCCGAAATATCCCGGCATTGACGGCTTTGTGCCCATCGTCCACGGCCAGGGCTGCGGCATGAGCGGCACCGGCGACGGCATGATGGTGCTGCACCGCACGCTCGCCGGCTATGCACGCCACCCGAATTTCGGCGGCGTGCTGATGGTCGGCCTCGGCTGCGAGGTCAACCAGCTCACCCTTTACGGCCAGAAGGGTGTGGCCGCCGGCAAACGCCATTTCAACATCCAGGACGCCGGCGGATCGCGCAAATCGGTGGAAAAGGCGATGGGCGTGCTGGCCGAGATCGCCGAGGAAGTCGGCCAGTTGAAGCGCGAGCCGATCCCGGTCAGCGAGATCGTCGTCGGCCTGCAATGCGGCGGCTCCGACGGCATGTCGGGCATCACGGCCAATCCGGCGCTGGGTGCCGCCGTGGACATACTGGCCGGCGTCGGGGGCATCGGCATCCTCTCCGAGACCACGGAAATCTACGGCGCCGAGCATCTGCTCGCCTATCGCGCGGCGACGCCAGAAATCGCCAAGAAGCTCGATGGCTATGTAAAGTGGTGGGAAGATCATGTCGCCAAGCATGGCGCCTCGATCGACAACAACCCTTCGCCCGGCAACAAGCGCGGCGGCCTCACCACCATCCTGGAAAAGTCGCTGGGCGCGGTCGCCAAGGGCGGCCAGACGCCGCTCAACGGCGTATTCGGCTATGCCGAAAAGGTCACCGGCAACGGACTGGTATTCATGGACACTCCCGGCTACGACCCGGTCTCGGCCACCGGCCAGGTCGCGGGCGGCGCCAATGTCATCGTCTTTACCACTGGTCGCGGTTCCTGCTTCGGCTGCCGGCCGACGCCTTCGATCAAGGTCGCCACCAACTCCACCATGTATCACCAGATGGAAGAGGACATGGACGTCAATTGCGGCGTCATCGCCTCGGGCGAAAAGACCATCGCCGGCATGGGCCGCGAGATCTTCGAACTGATCGTCGAGACGGCTTCGGGCCGCAAGACCAAGAGCGAGGATTTTGGCTATGGCGACAACGAGTTCGTGCCCTGGCATCTCGGCGCGACGCTCTGA
- a CDS encoding GntR family transcriptional regulator, giving the protein MSKSNNVYKDAYNRCLRLIDETRSLPSEPELGALLGVSRTTVRSILARMEETGLIAWNKRAKTVLRDPGPGDFFPEEETDTLAEIIERSFMRRLLAGGAEAGMQINELELAREIGVGTTSVREFLIRFSRFGLIEKRRNSHWVLKGFTRAFALELTEIREMFELRSAAAFAALPQDSPVWADLDRLEDEHRQLAREIATRFNEFSELDERFHRLIHRASRNRFIVDFYDVIAMIFHYHYQWNKAQERERNEVAVGEHLAYIEALKSRDLGKVDAACRKHLKSARQTLLTSIPESRPVQKS; this is encoded by the coding sequence ATGTCGAAGAGCAATAACGTCTACAAGGACGCCTACAACAGGTGCCTCAGGCTGATTGACGAGACGCGCAGCCTGCCGTCGGAGCCGGAACTGGGCGCGCTGCTCGGGGTCAGCCGCACCACCGTGCGAAGCATCCTGGCGCGCATGGAGGAAACCGGGCTGATCGCCTGGAACAAGCGCGCCAAGACGGTGCTGCGGGACCCGGGCCCCGGCGATTTCTTTCCCGAGGAAGAGACCGACACGCTGGCCGAGATCATCGAGCGATCGTTCATGCGGCGGCTGCTCGCCGGCGGCGCCGAAGCCGGCATGCAGATCAACGAGCTCGAACTGGCGCGCGAGATCGGCGTCGGCACGACCAGCGTGCGCGAGTTCCTGATCCGCTTCTCGCGCTTCGGCCTGATCGAGAAGCGCCGCAACAGCCATTGGGTGCTGAAGGGCTTTACGCGGGCCTTCGCGCTGGAGCTGACTGAAATCCGCGAAATGTTCGAGTTGCGCTCGGCGGCTGCCTTCGCGGCTTTGCCGCAGGACAGTCCGGTCTGGGCCGATCTAGACCGCCTGGAGGACGAACATCGCCAACTGGCACGCGAGATTGCCACGCGCTTCAACGAGTTTTCGGAACTGGACGAGCGCTTCCACCGGCTGATCCACCGCGCCTCGCGCAACCGCTTCATCGTCGATTTCTACGACGTCATCGCCATGATCTTCCATTACCACTACCAGTGGAACAAGGCGCAGGAGCGCGAGCGCAATGAAGTCGCGGTCGGTGAGCATCTTGCCTATATCGAGGCGCTCAAGTCGCGCGATCTCGGCAAGGTCGACGCCGCCTGCCGCAAGCACCTGAAGTCGGCGCGCCAGACATTGCTGACCTCGATTCCGGAAAGCAGACCCGTGCAAAAGTCCTGA
- a CDS encoding DUF2946 family protein, producing MPVALVAAYLLLLQSTLGAFAFGTGPNAAQLDAFGNVICTHDGATQLPGGDQHPSHLPACCTLGCGMFSSAFAPPPDAGLALGSLSFEAVAFVFPASIHLDFARERSPSNPRAPPLAA from the coding sequence ATGCCGGTCGCGCTTGTCGCGGCCTACCTGCTGCTGCTCCAGTCGACGCTCGGCGCGTTCGCCTTCGGCACCGGCCCGAATGCCGCGCAACTCGACGCTTTCGGCAACGTCATCTGTACCCACGACGGCGCCACCCAGCTTCCCGGCGGTGACCAGCACCCGTCGCATCTGCCGGCCTGCTGCACACTTGGCTGCGGCATGTTTTCATCGGCCTTCGCGCCGCCGCCCGATGCCGGACTGGCCCTGGGCAGCCTTTCTTTTGAAGCGGTCGCCTTCGTCTTTCCGGCGAGCATTCATCTCGATTTCGCGCGCGAACGCTCGCCGTCGAACCCGCGAGCGCCGCCGCTGGCGGCTTGA
- a CDS encoding copper chaperone PCu(A)C, producing the protein MSDFSPIAAGTPFSRILSHVNERLGAVALAFALMLVGAQSVLAHEFKVGDLEIEHPWSRATPAGAKVAGGYFTIINNGSTPDRLLSISSDVSEKAELHEMGVKDGVMTMRPVSGGLEVPAGGKVALAPGGYHLMFIGLKRQPKQGEKFAVTLTFEKAGTVNIEFAVEGMGEMGGMDDHAN; encoded by the coding sequence ATGTCCGATTTTTCCCCCATAGCGGCGGGCACTCCGTTCAGCCGCATTCTGTCCCACGTCAACGAGCGTCTCGGCGCTGTCGCGCTGGCGTTTGCGCTCATGCTCGTCGGCGCCCAGTCAGTCTTGGCGCATGAGTTCAAGGTCGGCGATCTCGAGATCGAGCACCCTTGGTCGCGCGCCACGCCGGCGGGCGCCAAGGTGGCCGGCGGCTATTTCACCATCATCAACAATGGCAGCACGCCGGACCGGCTGCTGTCGATTTCCTCCGACGTTTCCGAAAAGGCCGAACTGCACGAGATGGGCGTTAAGGACGGCGTCATGACCATGCGCCCGGTTTCCGGCGGCTTGGAGGTCCCCGCGGGCGGCAAGGTGGCGCTGGCGCCGGGCGGCTATCATTTGATGTTCATCGGCCTGAAGCGGCAACCCAAGCAAGGCGAAAAATTCGCCGTCACGCTGACCTTCGAGAAGGCCGGTACAGTCAATATCGAGTTCGCCGTCGAAGGCATGGGTGAGATGGGCGGCATGGACGACCACGCCAATTGA
- a CDS encoding YcnI family copper-binding membrane protein has product MNKYFLSAAALLVLGTNAAFAHITLETQEAPVGSTYKAVLRVPHGCDGKATTAVRVQIPEGVIAVKPMPKAGWTLQTKKGKYEKSYQLYGQAVSDGVKEVDWSGGNLPDEFYDEFVFRATLTADLPVGQKLYFPVVQECDGAADRWIEIPAAGQDEDALENPAPGIKLTPKK; this is encoded by the coding sequence ATGAACAAGTATTTTTTGTCGGCCGCAGCGCTTCTGGTGTTGGGGACAAATGCCGCCTTCGCGCACATCACGCTCGAAACCCAGGAGGCGCCCGTCGGCTCGACCTACAAGGCAGTGTTGCGCGTGCCGCATGGCTGCGACGGCAAGGCGACGACCGCCGTGCGCGTGCAGATTCCGGAAGGGGTGATCGCGGTGAAGCCGATGCCGAAGGCGGGCTGGACGCTGCAGACCAAGAAGGGCAAATATGAAAAATCCTACCAGCTCTATGGTCAGGCGGTGAGCGACGGCGTCAAGGAAGTCGACTGGAGCGGCGGCAATCTGCCGGATGAATTCTACGACGAGTTCGTCTTCCGCGCGACGCTGACGGCGGATCTGCCCGTTGGCCAGAAGCTCTATTTCCCCGTGGTGCAGGAATGCGACGGCGCCGCTGACCGCTGGATCGAGATCCCGGCGGCAGGGCAGGATGAAGATGCGCTGGAGAACCCGGCGCCCGGCATCAAGCTCACGCCAAAGAAATAG